The following proteins are co-located in the Silene latifolia isolate original U9 population chromosome 1, ASM4854445v1, whole genome shotgun sequence genome:
- the LOC141612918 gene encoding uncharacterized protein LOC141612918 isoform X1: MGSERYVRDTCRQNCFSKHWKKHGEPPKVCAFSKSMIGNGFDISMVIPPKFSKKLKSLVGEKFTLEDSSGRRWDVLLTRTEGSLAFVTGWLNFVLDHDIQYGDLLVFYYLNDRRFLVEIYGKNACTKIFSSERIDTNRTTKTTRNSIPRKRSNDPLREESARKRHFHSSFSGPNIDVTPSPKNVHNEKEPVSENLEELFFMTRRDTNFVEEDGRDHLFDLSEFETPVKKPTIMEEKERDYLLDPVGFCLPESDKFQNAGTEAGHVDLHKCLVPERKTQVLSEYTEADFLVHECTPYSSNSPNDSVPLETIKRQQTIHKSENLNLSASPGLKMRQIHQETRVFKQEVFCNVMADNSVGAGDSPSEQSYKNQNPGETLIHTMKVEGGSSRPIKQEARELKPDISGGPRSGCLDANFFVREQTMINYVGKFVKAEPLDCVYPSEIACPIPVPVPPCSEDFLCANAGPTLAFN; this comes from the exons ATGGGTTCTGAGAGGTATGTTCGTGACACGTGCCGCCAGAACTGTTTCTCCAAGCATTGGAAGAAACACGGTGAACCTCCAAAAGTTTGTGCATTTTCCAAAAGCATGATTGGCAATGGGTTCGACATATCCATGGTTATACCTCCTAAATTCTCAAAGAAACTTAAGTCACTGGTAGGAGAAAAGTTCACCCTTGAGGATTCTAGCGGTCGAAGGTGGGATGTTCTCCTGACACGTACAGAAGGCTCTCTTGCCTTCGTAACAGGATGGCTTAACTTTGTACTGGATCATGACATTCAGTATGGTGATCTTTTAGTGTTCTATTACTTAAATGACAGGCGTTTTCTTGTCGAGATTTATGGTAAAAATGCGTGTACAAAAATCTTTTCTAGTGAGAGGATAGATACGAACAGGACAACTAAAACTACTAGAAACTCTATTCCTCGGAAACGTTCTAATGATCCTCTTCGTGAAGAATCAGCTAGGAAAAGGCATTTCCACTCTTCTTTTTCTGGACCAAACATTGATGTTACTCCAAGCCCAAAAAATGTCCATAATGAGAAAGAGCCTGTATCGGAGAATTTGGAGGAGCTGTTCTTTATGACTCGGCGAGACACTAATTTTGTCGAGGAAGATGGTAGAGACCATCTGTTTGACCTGTCTGAGTTTGAAACGCCGGTCAAGAAACCAACCATAATGGAAGAAAAGGAGAGAGATTATCTACTAGATCCAGTCGGCTTTTGCTTGCCTGAATCTGACAAATTTCAGAATGCTGGAACTGAAGCTGGTCATGTTGATCTTCATAAATGTCTAGTCCCTGAAAGAAAAACTCAAGTACTGTCAG AATATACTGAAGCAGACTTCCTAGTGCATGAATGTACTCCATACTCGAGCAATTCACCAAATGATTCAGTGCCTTTAGAGACTATCAAGCGTCAGCAAACTATTCACAAATCTGAAAACCTTAATTTGTCAGCTTCACCAG GTTTAAAAATGAGACAGATACATCAGGAAACAAGGGTGTTTAAACAAGAAGTGTTTTGTAATGTGATGGCTGATAATTCTGTTGGTGCTGGTGACTCTCCGAGTGAGCAGAGttataaaaatcaaaatcctggAGAGACTTTGATTCATACGATGAAAGTTGAAG GTGGAAGTAGCAGACCCATCAAGCAAGAAGCAAGAGAGTTGAAGCCAGATATCAGTGGTGGTCCGAGGTCTGGTTGTCTAGATGCTAACTTTTTTGTCCGTGAGCAGACCATGATTAACTATGTTGGTAAATTTGTGAAGGCAGAACCGTTGGACTGTGTTTATCCATCTGAAATTGCATGCCCAATACCAGTACCAGTACCACCATGCAGTGAAGATTTCCTG TGTGCTAATGCAGGACCTACCTTAGCCTTCAATTAG
- the LOC141612918 gene encoding uncharacterized protein LOC141612918 isoform X2 yields MGSERYVRDTCRQNCFSKHWKKHGEPPKVCAFSKSMIGNGFDISMVIPPKFSKKLKSLVGEKFTLEDSSGRRWDVLLTRTEGSLAFVTGWLNFVLDHDIQYGDLLVFYYLNDRRFLVEIYGKNACTKIFSSERIDTNRTTKTTRNSIPRKRSNDPLREESARKRHFHSSFSGPNIDVTPSPKNVHNEKEPVSENLEELFFMTRRDTNFVEEDGRDHLFDLSEFETPVKKPTIMEEKERDYLLDPVGFCLPESDKFQNAGTEAGHVDLHKCLVPERKTQVLSEYTEADFLVHECTPYSSNSPNDSVPLETIKRQQTIHKSENLNLSASPGLKMRQIHQETRVFKQEVFCNVMADNSVGAGDSPSEQSYKNQNPGETLIHTMKVEGGSSRPIKQEARELKPDISGGPRSGCLDANFFVREQTMINYVGKFVKAEPLDCVYPSEIACPIPVPVPPCSEDFLDLP; encoded by the exons ATGGGTTCTGAGAGGTATGTTCGTGACACGTGCCGCCAGAACTGTTTCTCCAAGCATTGGAAGAAACACGGTGAACCTCCAAAAGTTTGTGCATTTTCCAAAAGCATGATTGGCAATGGGTTCGACATATCCATGGTTATACCTCCTAAATTCTCAAAGAAACTTAAGTCACTGGTAGGAGAAAAGTTCACCCTTGAGGATTCTAGCGGTCGAAGGTGGGATGTTCTCCTGACACGTACAGAAGGCTCTCTTGCCTTCGTAACAGGATGGCTTAACTTTGTACTGGATCATGACATTCAGTATGGTGATCTTTTAGTGTTCTATTACTTAAATGACAGGCGTTTTCTTGTCGAGATTTATGGTAAAAATGCGTGTACAAAAATCTTTTCTAGTGAGAGGATAGATACGAACAGGACAACTAAAACTACTAGAAACTCTATTCCTCGGAAACGTTCTAATGATCCTCTTCGTGAAGAATCAGCTAGGAAAAGGCATTTCCACTCTTCTTTTTCTGGACCAAACATTGATGTTACTCCAAGCCCAAAAAATGTCCATAATGAGAAAGAGCCTGTATCGGAGAATTTGGAGGAGCTGTTCTTTATGACTCGGCGAGACACTAATTTTGTCGAGGAAGATGGTAGAGACCATCTGTTTGACCTGTCTGAGTTTGAAACGCCGGTCAAGAAACCAACCATAATGGAAGAAAAGGAGAGAGATTATCTACTAGATCCAGTCGGCTTTTGCTTGCCTGAATCTGACAAATTTCAGAATGCTGGAACTGAAGCTGGTCATGTTGATCTTCATAAATGTCTAGTCCCTGAAAGAAAAACTCAAGTACTGTCAG AATATACTGAAGCAGACTTCCTAGTGCATGAATGTACTCCATACTCGAGCAATTCACCAAATGATTCAGTGCCTTTAGAGACTATCAAGCGTCAGCAAACTATTCACAAATCTGAAAACCTTAATTTGTCAGCTTCACCAG GTTTAAAAATGAGACAGATACATCAGGAAACAAGGGTGTTTAAACAAGAAGTGTTTTGTAATGTGATGGCTGATAATTCTGTTGGTGCTGGTGACTCTCCGAGTGAGCAGAGttataaaaatcaaaatcctggAGAGACTTTGATTCATACGATGAAAGTTGAAG GTGGAAGTAGCAGACCCATCAAGCAAGAAGCAAGAGAGTTGAAGCCAGATATCAGTGGTGGTCCGAGGTCTGGTTGTCTAGATGCTAACTTTTTTGTCCGTGAGCAGACCATGATTAACTATGTTGGTAAATTTGTGAAGGCAGAACCGTTGGACTGTGTTTATCCATCTGAAATTGCATGCCCAATACCAGTACCAGTACCACCATGCAGTGAAGATTTCCTG GACCTACCTTAG